The stretch of DNA CGTCTTGTTGCGGATCCGCCCGGTCAATACAGCCGAAAGACCGGCGGGCCCTCCGCCAATCACAGCAATATCAAATACATTGTCCCCCATAAATATCCTCCTTGATTTAGAAACAAACCGGAGACTCAATAAGCTTTTGAGTGCTACGATAAGTTACTCAATAATATACTGGGAAGGGGTGATTATTTTGTTCAACTACACCATAATGCGTTTGCCGTATCTTCCGATTGCCGGCCTCTTGTTTGCCACCGGAGTGTGTTTAGGCGGCATAGGCGGACTGACGTTCGGCTTGCTCGCCTGGGATAGCGTCGGTATAACAGGCGGCATGTTCCTTGGACTTATGTGCGGTGTAGGCGCTGCCGCGTTCGGTTTGGCTTTTACCCTTGTCTTCAACGTGCTTGCGCCGTATATCGGCGGCCTGCCGGTTAAGCTGGATACAAATGACGCCCCTTCTGAACCTGACAGCGAGCAAACTGATCAGCCTAATTCTTGAGCTATCCTCTTCATCCGCTCTCTAATCGGTAAATCATATGGGCAGCGTTTTTCACAAACTCCGCACTCAATGCAGTCCGAAGCTTTGGCCTTCATAGCGGCGTAACGCATTGGAATAGCTTCTTTTAAGCCATAGTAGTTATATTGCAGATCGAAGATAAAGGTTTGAGGAATATCAATTCCGGCGGCGCAAGGCATGCAATAGCCGCAGCGACGGCAGAAATTAGGTCCGATTAGTTCAGCCTCGTTTTTTAGTATTTCCCGTTCTTCGTCAGTCAACGGGCGGAAATTTTTAGCAACTCCGAGGTTTTGTTCAATTTGCGCGATAGCATCCATTCCGGGAATAGCCACTGAAATATCGTTTTCCAAGATAAAGCGCAAAGCTAAATCTACACTTCTGATTTGGCCGCCCCCCAGCGGTTTCATTACAATGCGGCCGACATCCATTGACTTTGCCAACGGGAACAGTTCAGCGTCGGCGGTAGTTTCGATACAGTTGAACGGTACCTGCACAGTATCGAATTCATTCGATTTTACAGCTTCAATCAGGAGTTCGATATTATGGCCTGTAACGCCGATAAACCGAATTTTCCCGGCTGCCTTAGCATCTTTCAAAGCTTCCAGTGCACCGCCTGGAGCCATTACGGCATCAAGATCCTGGCGTGTTTTTATATTATGAACCTGATACAAGTCGATATACTCAACCTGCATTGTACATAAACTGATATCAATATCTTTGGCCATGCCCTCTTTATCTCGGGCCATGCTTTTTGTTGCAAGATAGTATTCTGATCGCCGGTCGGAGATATGTCTGCCGATTTTCGCCTCACTATCGGTATAAGCGCGGGCAGTGTCGATAAAATTAATGCCCGCATCAAGCACTTTGTGAAGGATCGGACCTGCTTCGTCCATTGTGCAACGCT from Veillonellaceae bacterium encodes:
- a CDS encoding aldo/keto reductase; this encodes MEKRKLGRTGMEVSVISFGALPIQRCTMDEAGPILHKVLDAGINFIDTARAYTDSEAKIGRHISDRRSEYYLATKSMARDKEGMAKDIDISLCTMQVEYIDLYQVHNIKTRQDLDAVMAPGGALEALKDAKAAGKIRFIGVTGHNIELLIEAVKSNEFDTVQVPFNCIETTADAELFPLAKSMDVGRIVMKPLGGGQIRSVDLALRFILENDISVAIPGMDAIAQIEQNLGVAKNFRPLTDEEREILKNEAELIGPNFCRRCGYCMPCAAGIDIPQTFIFDLQYNYYGLKEAIPMRYAAMKAKASDCIECGVCEKRCPYDLPIRERMKRIAQELG